Proteins encoded together in one Nocardioides marinisabuli window:
- the pdxY gene encoding pyridoxal kinase PdxY produces MRILSIQSSVAYGHVGNSAAVFPLQRLGHEVWPVLTVHFSNHTGYGAWRGPLLDPADVREVIAGIEDRGVLGQADAVLSGYQGDPAVGSVVLDTVARVKELNPAAVYCCDPVMGDVGRGMFVRPGIPEFMRDTVVPAADVITPNHFELDFLAARTTRTLDEVLAAVDVVRECGPRDVLVTSVLHDEVPADHLEVVAVSDEGAWAVTTPLLPISPNGCGDVTAALYLAHLRSTGSPEAALERTTASVFGILEATLAAGTREIQLVAAQEAIAAPPATFTARRLR; encoded by the coding sequence GTGCGCATCCTGTCGATCCAGTCCTCGGTCGCCTACGGCCACGTCGGCAACTCCGCCGCCGTCTTCCCGCTCCAGCGCCTGGGGCACGAGGTGTGGCCGGTGCTGACCGTGCACTTCTCCAACCACACCGGGTACGGCGCCTGGCGCGGGCCGCTGCTCGACCCCGCCGACGTGCGCGAGGTGATCGCCGGCATCGAGGACCGCGGCGTGCTCGGTCAGGCCGACGCGGTGCTGTCGGGCTACCAGGGCGACCCGGCCGTCGGCTCGGTCGTCCTCGACACCGTCGCCCGGGTCAAGGAGCTCAACCCCGCCGCGGTCTACTGCTGCGACCCGGTGATGGGCGACGTGGGCCGCGGCATGTTCGTGCGCCCGGGCATCCCCGAGTTCATGCGCGACACCGTCGTGCCGGCCGCCGACGTGATCACCCCCAACCACTTCGAGCTCGACTTCCTCGCCGCGCGCACCACCCGCACCCTCGACGAGGTGCTGGCCGCCGTCGACGTCGTGCGCGAGTGCGGGCCCCGCGACGTGCTGGTGACCAGCGTGCTGCACGACGAGGTCCCCGCCGACCACCTCGAGGTCGTCGCGGTCTCCGACGAGGGCGCCTGGGCGGTCACCACCCCCCTGCTGCCGATCAGTCCCAACGGCTGCGGCGACGTCACGGCGGCGCTCTACCTGGCCCACCTGCGCAGCACCGGCTCGCCCGAGGCGGCCCTCGAGCGCACGACCGCCTCGGTCTTCGGCATCCTCGAGGCCACCCTGGCCGCCGGCACCCGCGAGATCCAGCTGGTCGCGGCGCAGGAAGCCATCGCGGCCCCGCCCGCCACCTTCACCGCCCGACGCCTGCGCTGA
- a CDS encoding alpha/beta hydrolase family protein: MAKRLTQMVLATVLAVLLVLATTGASGEHPAEKVEDNLEGQKVRVNLPPTNEPKGVVVFFHGQGGNVNDKMEGPWLDALRRDGWVVASSMFHREAWGNAASTADADRVWEWAERQGGAEVTMYLGTSMGGTTSLNALLHGKEAPPCWYGVKAAVDMSTMGNVPGANGFIRKAYGGGPYPRDRNPVNTAYKLAQTGTTFRFVASPYDPYVPYDANTGRLSAALQGFGADVSVRTVQGPHDDPSHYSAYDVVRFANECAAAAEAEAKG, encoded by the coding sequence GTGGCCAAGAGGCTGACCCAGATGGTGCTCGCGACGGTGCTGGCGGTGCTGCTGGTGCTGGCCACCACCGGGGCGAGCGGGGAGCACCCGGCCGAGAAGGTCGAGGACAACCTCGAGGGCCAGAAGGTGCGCGTCAACCTGCCGCCGACCAACGAGCCCAAGGGCGTCGTCGTCTTCTTCCACGGCCAGGGCGGCAACGTCAACGACAAGATGGAGGGCCCCTGGCTCGACGCGCTGCGCCGCGACGGCTGGGTGGTGGCCTCCTCGATGTTCCACCGCGAGGCCTGGGGCAACGCCGCCTCGACCGCCGACGCCGACCGGGTCTGGGAGTGGGCCGAGCGCCAGGGCGGCGCCGAGGTGACGATGTACCTCGGCACCTCGATGGGCGGCACCACCTCCCTCAACGCGCTGCTGCACGGCAAGGAGGCCCCGCCGTGCTGGTACGGCGTGAAGGCCGCGGTCGACATGTCCACGATGGGCAACGTCCCGGGTGCCAACGGCTTCATCCGCAAGGCGTACGGCGGCGGGCCCTACCCGCGCGACCGCAACCCCGTGAACACGGCGTACAAGCTCGCGCAGACCGGCACCACGTTCCGCTTCGTGGCCAGCCCCTACGACCCCTACGTGCCGTACGACGCCAACACCGGCCGGCTCTCGGCCGCGCTGCAGGGCTTCGGTGCCGACGTCAGCGTGCGCACGGTGCAGGGCCCCCACGACGACCCCTCGCACTACAGCGCCTACGACGTGGTGCGCTTCGCCAACGAGTGCGCCGCGGCGGCCGAGGCCGAGGCCAAGGGCTAG
- a CDS encoding GMC family oxidoreductase has translation MEAPMAKQAPSNEADYVVVGSGSSGATIAGRLAQSGASVIVLEAGRSDEQFLTRKPGMIGPMHAVPQIKRTVDWGYYSTPQKHILDRKMPVPRGKVLGGSSSINGMVYVRGNRANYDSWAAEGCTGWDADSVNRAYRRMEDYEGGADDFRGEGGPIRVTCNKSPQEGSLQFIEATADTVGARVLDDYNGASQEGVGRMQQNAADGLRYSSARGYIHHLAPPSLEVQSQVLATRVVIERGRATGVVVRDKDGTTRTVRAAKEVVLSAGFVGSAQLLMLSGVGHAQHLRDQGIDVVSDLPVGDNLHDHMFHALTFHATSSSLRGSALFFGKGVAKEVLRPGSTFLANSVFEAVAFLQTSQATGGIPDLQLHLLPWAYVSPNQDAPVRHDVDQRPALTVLSTLIYPRSRGTLRLASADPAAAPLIDPQYLADPADLDLLVEGSEITREIFANKAFRGAVKGEIHPGSQLRGSELRQEILNRATSVYHGVGTCRMGVDELAVVDPELKVRGVEGLRVCDASIMPSITGGNTNAPAIMIGERGADLVLGRG, from the coding sequence ATGGAGGCTCCGATGGCCAAGCAGGCACCCAGCAACGAGGCCGACTACGTGGTGGTCGGCTCCGGCAGCTCCGGGGCGACCATCGCGGGCCGGCTGGCCCAGTCGGGCGCGAGCGTCATCGTGCTCGAGGCCGGCAGGAGCGACGAGCAGTTCCTCACCCGGAAGCCGGGCATGATCGGCCCGATGCACGCGGTGCCGCAGATCAAGCGCACCGTCGACTGGGGCTACTACAGCACCCCCCAGAAGCACATCCTGGACCGCAAGATGCCGGTGCCCCGCGGCAAGGTGCTCGGCGGGTCGAGCTCGATCAACGGCATGGTCTACGTGCGCGGCAACCGCGCCAACTACGACTCCTGGGCCGCCGAGGGCTGCACCGGCTGGGACGCCGACTCGGTCAACCGGGCCTACCGCCGCATGGAGGACTACGAGGGCGGCGCCGACGACTTCCGCGGCGAGGGTGGCCCCATCCGCGTGACCTGCAACAAGTCACCCCAGGAGGGGTCGCTGCAGTTCATCGAGGCCACCGCCGACACGGTCGGGGCCCGCGTCCTCGACGACTACAACGGCGCCTCGCAGGAGGGTGTGGGGCGGATGCAGCAGAACGCCGCCGACGGGCTGCGCTACTCCTCCGCCCGCGGCTACATCCACCACCTCGCGCCGCCGAGCCTCGAGGTGCAGTCGCAGGTACTGGCCACTCGCGTCGTCATCGAGCGCGGCCGCGCCACCGGCGTGGTCGTGCGCGACAAGGACGGCACGACGCGCACCGTCCGTGCCGCGAAGGAGGTGGTCCTCTCCGCCGGCTTCGTCGGCTCGGCCCAGCTGCTGATGCTCTCCGGGGTCGGGCACGCCCAGCACCTGCGCGACCAGGGCATCGACGTGGTCTCCGACCTCCCGGTCGGCGACAACCTGCACGACCACATGTTCCACGCCCTCACCTTCCACGCCACCTCCTCGAGCCTGCGCGGCAGCGCCCTCTTCTTCGGCAAGGGGGTGGCCAAGGAGGTGCTGCGGCCCGGGTCGACCTTCCTGGCCAACTCCGTCTTCGAGGCGGTCGCCTTCCTGCAGACCTCGCAGGCCACCGGCGGCATCCCCGACCTGCAGCTGCACCTGCTGCCCTGGGCGTACGTCTCGCCCAACCAGGACGCGCCGGTGCGCCACGACGTCGACCAGCGACCGGCCCTGACCGTGCTGAGCACGCTGATCTACCCCCGCAGCCGCGGCACCCTGCGCCTGGCCTCGGCCGACCCGGCGGCCGCACCGCTGATCGACCCGCAGTACCTCGCCGACCCCGCCGACCTCGACCTGCTCGTCGAGGGCTCCGAGATCACCCGCGAGATCTTCGCCAACAAGGCCTTCCGCGGCGCGGTGAAGGGCGAGATCCACCCCGGCTCGCAGCTGCGCGGCAGCGAGCTGCGCCAGGAGATCCTCAACCGGGCCACCTCGGTCTACCACGGGGTGGGCACCTGCCGGATGGGCGTCGACGAGCTCGCGGTCGTCGACCCCGAGCTCAAGGTGCGCGGCGTGGAGGGCCTGCGCGTCTGCGACGCCTCGATCATGCCGTCCATCACCGGCGGCAACACCAACGCGCCGGCCATCATGATCGGCGAGCGCGGCGCCGACCTCGTGCTCGGGCGGGGCTGA
- a CDS encoding FHA domain-containing protein, whose amino-acid sequence MPTQVSADLCFSLTREGQDDLHGHLTGEGSRLTLDVDDPGAFAGAGDAPLIRRVADELAARDIVLRVVQGETHLVTLGAVRAPWWQRRLTRSRRIRLGSLKGAWTSARSRAAGRGPLLPGLELSPPATLWPPFPTMHPQARRRVSTTHDPAGGGSPRLVLVREQVWAGERQPVFWLEETQTIGSDPSCDIVLPGLEPVHARVVHDEDDEYCVHAVAGLSRVHGAPVTAPTLLRTGTRLDIGEHHLVYSREEFADHGRPHGGRIGGELGHQVPQPPRHRMAVAADGA is encoded by the coding sequence CTGCACGGCCACCTCACCGGCGAGGGCAGCAGGCTGACCCTCGACGTCGACGACCCCGGCGCGTTCGCCGGGGCCGGCGACGCGCCGCTGATCCGGCGGGTGGCCGACGAGCTGGCAGCGCGTGACATCGTGCTGCGGGTCGTGCAGGGCGAGACGCACCTGGTCACCCTCGGGGCGGTGCGCGCTCCCTGGTGGCAGCGTCGGCTCACCCGATCGCGGCGGATCCGCCTGGGTAGCCTCAAGGGCGCCTGGACCTCGGCCCGCTCGCGCGCCGCCGGTCGCGGCCCGCTGCTGCCGGGGCTCGAGCTCAGCCCGCCCGCGACCCTGTGGCCGCCCTTCCCGACCATGCACCCGCAGGCACGTCGACGGGTCAGCACGACCCACGACCCCGCCGGCGGCGGCAGCCCCCGTCTCGTGCTGGTGCGCGAGCAGGTCTGGGCCGGCGAGCGGCAGCCGGTCTTCTGGCTCGAGGAGACGCAGACCATCGGCTCCGACCCGTCCTGCGACATCGTGCTGCCGGGCCTGGAGCCCGTGCACGCCCGGGTGGTCCACGACGAGGACGACGAGTACTGCGTGCACGCCGTCGCCGGGCTGAGCCGGGTGCACGGTGCGCCCGTCACCGCGCCGACGCTGCTGCGCACCGGCACCCGCCTCGACATCGGTGAGCACCACCTCGTCTACTCCCGCGAGGAGTTCGCCGACCACGGGCGCCCGCACGGCGGTCGCATCGGCGGCGAGCTGGGCCACCAGGTGCCGCAGCCGCCCCGGCACCGGATGGCCGTCGCCGCGGACGGGGCCTAA
- a CDS encoding dolichyl-phosphate-mannose--protein mannosyltransferase, producing MSTDAPEQAEQSAQSAQSAQAEDRVPLSRTADGRAVPSAQSRARARVGLEDPFVGWSAAVGLGLVALFLRLWRLGSPAEFQFDETYYAKDAWSLVNNGYVRGYVDGADEQILDGTVRGLWQDDPSMIVHPEVGKWLIGLGERLVGMDPTGWRVSSAVVGALMVVVMARLGRRLTGSTGLGLVAGLLLMLDGLHFVLSRLALLDIFLSFFILCAVACLVADRDWYRARMARLLPGAVTDPASWGPVRAMLWRPWLLASGVCWGLAIGTKWNALFPLAAFGLLVWLWSAGARRSFGVRRPVLRSVLADGLPAFGHLVVVALAVYVATWTGWMVNAAEYERSLSSTQYTQFTGTGECQDESFVASDPDTGARWATADQADASGPGEVVQSLRSLWSYHRDVYVFHTHFLECSTHTYQSDPLGWPLLSRPVGVAADTGIQPGTRGCEAPEGSDCLRQVLLLGTPVLWWGAGLALVAAAVLWIGARDWRYGVPVVGALSTWLPWLRYDDRPIFLFYALAMLPFLVLAATMVIGRLVGPSREPSTRRTVGVVAAGSFVVLVLLNFAWFWPVYTNELLTHSQWLDRIWFSRWI from the coding sequence GTGAGCACCGACGCCCCCGAGCAGGCCGAGCAGTCGGCGCAGTCGGCGCAGTCGGCGCAGGCTGAGGACCGGGTGCCGCTCTCGCGGACGGCCGACGGCCGGGCGGTGCCCTCGGCGCAGTCCCGCGCCCGCGCCCGGGTCGGGCTCGAGGACCCCTTCGTGGGCTGGAGCGCCGCCGTGGGGCTCGGCCTGGTCGCGCTGTTCCTGCGGCTGTGGCGGCTCGGCTCGCCGGCGGAGTTCCAGTTCGACGAGACCTACTACGCCAAGGACGCGTGGTCGCTGGTCAACAACGGCTACGTGCGCGGCTACGTCGACGGCGCCGACGAGCAGATCCTCGACGGCACGGTGCGCGGGCTGTGGCAGGACGACCCGTCGATGATCGTGCACCCCGAGGTCGGCAAGTGGCTGATCGGCCTCGGCGAGAGGCTGGTCGGGATGGACCCCACCGGCTGGCGGGTCTCCTCGGCCGTCGTCGGTGCGCTCATGGTCGTGGTGATGGCGCGCCTGGGACGCCGCCTCACCGGCTCGACCGGGCTGGGCCTGGTGGCCGGGCTGCTGCTGATGCTGGACGGGCTGCACTTCGTGCTCTCGCGCCTGGCGCTGCTCGACATATTCCTGTCCTTCTTCATCCTGTGCGCCGTGGCCTGCCTGGTCGCCGACCGCGACTGGTACCGAGCCCGGATGGCGCGCCTGCTGCCCGGCGCTGTCACCGACCCCGCCTCCTGGGGACCGGTGCGGGCGATGCTGTGGCGCCCGTGGCTGCTGGCCAGCGGCGTGTGCTGGGGCCTGGCGATCGGGACCAAGTGGAACGCGCTCTTCCCGCTGGCCGCCTTCGGGCTGCTGGTGTGGCTGTGGAGCGCCGGCGCCCGTCGCTCCTTCGGCGTACGGCGACCGGTGCTGCGCTCGGTGCTGGCCGACGGGCTGCCCGCCTTCGGCCACCTCGTCGTGGTCGCCCTGGCCGTCTACGTCGCGACCTGGACCGGCTGGATGGTCAACGCCGCGGAGTACGAGCGCTCCCTCTCCTCCACGCAGTACACCCAGTTCACCGGCACCGGCGAGTGCCAGGACGAGTCGTTCGTGGCGAGCGACCCCGACACCGGCGCACGCTGGGCGACCGCCGACCAGGCGGACGCCTCGGGCCCGGGCGAGGTGGTGCAGTCGCTGCGCTCGTTGTGGTCCTACCACCGCGACGTCTACGTCTTTCACACCCACTTCCTGGAGTGCTCGACGCACACCTACCAGTCCGACCCGCTCGGCTGGCCGCTGCTCAGCCGCCCGGTCGGCGTCGCCGCCGACACCGGCATCCAGCCCGGCACCCGTGGCTGCGAGGCGCCCGAGGGCAGCGACTGCCTGCGCCAGGTGCTGCTGCTGGGCACCCCCGTGCTGTGGTGGGGCGCCGGCCTGGCGCTGGTGGCCGCGGCGGTGCTGTGGATCGGCGCGCGCGACTGGCGCTACGGCGTGCCCGTCGTGGGTGCGCTGTCGACGTGGCTGCCGTGGCTGCGCTACGACGACCGCCCGATCTTCCTGTTCTACGCGCTGGCCATGCTGCCGTTCCTGGTGCTGGCGGCCACGATGGTCATCGGGCGGCTCGTGGGGCCCTCCCGCGAGCCGAGCACCCGCCGCACCGTGGGCGTGGTCGCGGCCGGCTCCTTCGTGGTGCTGGTGCTGCTGAACTTCGCGTGGTTCTGGCCGGTCTACACCAACGAGCTGCTCACGCACTCGCAGTGGCTCGACCGGATCTGGTTCAGCCGCTGGATCTAG